A genomic stretch from Shewanella sediminis HAW-EB3 includes:
- the leuC gene encoding 3-isopropylmalate dehydratase large subunit has protein sequence MAKTLYEKVWDSHVVVENEGQAPLIYVDRHLVHEVTSPQAFSGLKVAGRKLRAPEKTFATMDHNTSTKSASLDALSPMARIQVETLQDNCKEFGVRLYDIHHKNQGIVHVMGPELGITLPGTVIVCGDSHTATHGAFGALAFGIGTSEVEHVMATQTLRQNKAKTMKIEVRGHVAAGITAKDIVLAIIGKIGMDGGTGYVVEFCGEAIEALSMEGRMTVCNMAIEMGAKAGMVAPDGITAEYLKGREFAPKGESWEQAIAAWAELKTDEDAIFDASVVLEASDIAPQLTWGTNPGQVVAIDGLVPNPEDESNATVKASIEKALEYVALSAGTCMTDVSINKVFIGSCTNSRIEDLRDAALHAKGRKVAAGVTAIVVPGSGLVKEQAEAEGLDKIFLEAGFEWRLPGCSMCLAMNDDRLEAGDRCASTSNRNFEGRQGRGSRTHLVSPAMAAAAAVAGHFVDIRKAY, from the coding sequence ATGGCAAAGACATTATATGAAAAAGTATGGGACAGCCATGTGGTGGTTGAAAACGAAGGTCAGGCGCCGTTAATCTATGTGGACAGACATCTGGTTCATGAGGTGACGTCTCCACAGGCATTCAGTGGTCTGAAGGTCGCGGGGCGCAAACTGCGTGCACCGGAAAAAACCTTCGCCACCATGGATCACAACACGTCGACTAAGAGCGCAAGCCTCGATGCATTGAGCCCCATGGCCCGTATCCAGGTTGAAACCCTGCAGGATAACTGCAAAGAGTTTGGTGTTCGCCTGTATGACATTCATCATAAAAACCAAGGTATCGTCCATGTGATGGGTCCTGAGCTTGGGATCACCCTGCCCGGCACGGTTATCGTGTGTGGTGATTCTCACACCGCAACCCATGGCGCATTTGGTGCCTTGGCGTTCGGTATCGGCACCTCAGAAGTCGAGCATGTGATGGCGACGCAGACATTGCGTCAAAACAAAGCTAAGACGATGAAAATCGAGGTGCGTGGTCACGTCGCCGCTGGGATTACTGCTAAAGATATCGTGCTGGCAATTATAGGTAAGATTGGCATGGATGGCGGTACGGGCTATGTGGTCGAATTCTGTGGTGAGGCGATTGAAGCACTTTCTATGGAAGGTCGCATGACGGTGTGTAATATGGCTATCGAAATGGGTGCCAAAGCGGGCATGGTCGCTCCGGATGGGATCACTGCCGAGTACCTTAAGGGTCGTGAATTTGCGCCTAAGGGAGAGTCATGGGAGCAAGCTATAGCCGCATGGGCCGAGCTTAAAACAGATGAAGATGCCATATTCGATGCAAGCGTTGTGCTTGAAGCATCAGATATCGCTCCTCAGCTCACCTGGGGAACGAATCCGGGTCAAGTCGTCGCTATCGACGGTTTGGTACCAAACCCTGAAGATGAGTCTAATGCCACGGTTAAGGCCAGCATAGAGAAGGCGCTGGAATATGTGGCGCTTAGTGCAGGAACTTGTATGACTGATGTGAGCATTAATAAGGTCTTTATCGGCTCATGTACTAACTCTCGTATCGAAGATCTGCGTGATGCGGCGCTACATGCCAAAGGCCGTAAAGTGGCCGCGGGTGTCACCGCGATAGTTGTGCCTGGATCTGGTTTAGTGAAGGAGCAGGCAGAAGCTGAAGGGTTAGATAAGATCTTCCTCGAGGCAGGGTTTGAATGGCGTCTGCCGGGTTGTTCTATGTGCTTAGCTATGAATGATGACAGATTAGAAGCCGGTGATCGCTGCGCCTCTACCAGTAATCGTAATTTCGAAGGGCGCCAGGGACGAGGCAGTCGTACTCATCTCGTGAGCCCCGCTATGGCTGCAGCTGCGGCAGTAGCCGGTCATTTTGTCGATATTCGTAAAGCATACTAG
- the leuD gene encoding 3-isopropylmalate dehydratase small subunit has product MNPFTSHTGLAVMIDSANVDTDQIIPKQFLSKVTRDGFGVHLFHDWRYLDEAGDEPNPGFSLNLPRYKGASILISKENFGCGSSREHAPWALADFGLRAIIAPSFADIFYGNSINNGLLPVRLTDVEVQQLMDEVEASEGAEITVDLEELTVTSPSGAVFNFEIAGSARHNLLNGLDAIGLSLACADQIARYEAQLPTWKA; this is encoded by the coding sequence ATGAATCCATTTACTTCACACACTGGACTTGCAGTGATGATCGATAGTGCTAACGTCGATACCGATCAAATTATTCCTAAGCAGTTTTTATCTAAGGTGACCCGGGATGGCTTTGGGGTTCACCTGTTTCATGATTGGCGTTATCTCGATGAGGCAGGCGATGAGCCAAACCCCGGTTTCAGCCTCAACCTGCCAAGATACAAGGGCGCCTCTATCCTTATCTCTAAAGAGAACTTTGGTTGTGGTTCGAGTCGTGAGCATGCTCCCTGGGCATTAGCCGATTTTGGATTGCGAGCCATCATAGCACCGAGTTTTGCCGATATTTTTTATGGTAACTCGATCAATAATGGCCTGCTTCCGGTTCGTCTGACCGATGTTGAAGTCCAGCAGTTGATGGATGAAGTTGAGGCCAGTGAAGGCGCAGAGATCACGGTAGACCTTGAGGAACTCACGGTTACCTCTCCATCGGGTGCGGTATTTAACTTTGAGATAGCCGGTTCGGCAAGGCATAACCTACTTAATGGCCTGGATGCTATCGGTTTGAGTTTGGCTTGTGCGGATCAGATAGCCCGCTATGAGGCACAATTGCCGACTTGGAAAGCATAA
- a CDS encoding outer membrane protein transport protein, with protein sequence MNKRILSMAVAAAIVGSVTQVQAAGFQLAEYSATGLGRAFAGEAAMADNAAAQFRNPAMMTYLSGTQVAGGAILVMPNIDINGEVTFVDGTNPTSANDIADDAVVPNFYVTHQLNEQWFLGLALGSNFGMATELDDSFRGTQFGNEASVTTIEINPNIAYRINEQFSVGAGVRFVIGEGSIGAKSSADSVLPTPMGNLPVPKGTTLKYMEGDDTSWGWQLGAAWQINDSNRIGVNYRSAVDQNLEGEANGLAFNPMDPTLKMDGAMELSLPATAELASFHQLTEKLAIHASINWTDWSSFEKLEAVIPALSEPTQLVKQENWKDSYRFALGTTYDLSQKSTLRAGVAYDRSAVSDANRTLTIPEMDRLWLSAGYGYHYSDNLDLDFGVTYIFADESPVVEPRPGIESDRSSALFGGTFSGTTSGNIMLVGVQASYRF encoded by the coding sequence ATGAACAAGCGCATTTTATCTATGGCCGTGGCTGCGGCGATTGTTGGATCGGTTACACAAGTTCAGGCTGCCGGGTTTCAGTTAGCAGAATACTCAGCAACCGGGCTTGGCCGTGCATTCGCCGGTGAAGCTGCCATGGCTGATAATGCCGCGGCGCAATTTCGCAATCCAGCCATGATGACTTACCTGTCAGGTACGCAAGTTGCTGGTGGCGCTATTTTGGTTATGCCAAATATCGATATCAACGGTGAAGTGACCTTTGTTGATGGTACAAATCCAACCTCTGCAAACGATATTGCTGATGATGCCGTTGTACCAAATTTCTATGTGACTCATCAGCTCAATGAACAGTGGTTTTTAGGTCTGGCCTTGGGCAGTAACTTTGGTATGGCGACTGAGTTGGATGACAGCTTCCGTGGTACTCAGTTTGGTAATGAAGCTTCTGTTACTACCATAGAGATCAATCCAAATATCGCATATCGCATCAATGAGCAGTTCAGTGTCGGTGCAGGTGTTCGTTTCGTTATTGGTGAAGGTAGCATAGGGGCAAAGAGTTCGGCCGATTCTGTTTTACCGACGCCTATGGGAAACCTGCCGGTACCTAAAGGGACCACGCTGAAATACATGGAAGGCGATGATACGTCTTGGGGCTGGCAATTAGGTGCCGCCTGGCAGATTAACGATAGTAACCGTATTGGGGTGAACTACCGCTCTGCCGTCGATCAAAATCTGGAAGGTGAGGCCAACGGTTTAGCCTTCAACCCAATGGATCCAACATTGAAGATGGATGGCGCCATGGAGTTATCTCTGCCAGCGACCGCAGAGCTTGCTTCTTTCCATCAGCTGACTGAGAAGTTGGCTATTCATGCCAGCATCAACTGGACCGATTGGAGCTCATTTGAAAAGTTGGAAGCCGTTATTCCTGCCCTATCTGAGCCTACTCAGCTAGTGAAGCAGGAAAACTGGAAAGACAGCTATCGCTTCGCTTTAGGTACCACTTATGATTTGAGCCAAAAATCGACCCTACGCGCGGGTGTGGCTTATGATAGATCTGCGGTCTCTGACGCCAACCGTACCCTGACTATTCCAGAGATGGATCGTCTGTGGCTGAGTGCCGGTTATGGTTATCACTATAGCGATAATCTCGACCTGGACTTCGGTGTGACATACATCTTTGCCGATGAGTCACCTGTGGTTGAGCCTCGCCCTGGGATTGAGTCTGATCGTTCTTCTGCACTATTTGGCGGCACATTCAGTGGTACTACTAGTGGCAATATTATGCTGGTGGGCGTACAGGCAAGCTACCGCTTCTAA
- a CDS encoding nuclear transport factor 2 family protein: MRSYLLAASLTFLSFTSQAAPTPTEVVESFIQAYNKHDVELMVQHTSETVRWMHITGTKVEVETSDRTEFGAAMTDYFETLKDANATILQIIDSGSYVSTVERVTWDNDGEHLSQCSIGTFRVKAGKLAEFWYFPAHACDEQPPQEMIEQDVVEPEIGVLQETQQ, translated from the coding sequence ATGAGGTCTTATCTACTCGCCGCCAGTTTAACTTTCCTATCCTTTACCTCACAAGCAGCTCCCACACCTACTGAAGTGGTCGAAAGTTTCATCCAGGCTTACAACAAGCATGACGTTGAATTAATGGTGCAGCATACGAGTGAGACTGTACGTTGGATGCATATCACTGGAACCAAAGTGGAGGTGGAAACATCAGACCGAACCGAGTTTGGTGCGGCGATGACTGACTATTTTGAGACACTTAAAGATGCCAATGCCACCATTCTCCAGATCATTGATTCAGGTAGTTATGTTAGTACGGTTGAAAGAGTGACCTGGGATAACGACGGTGAGCACCTTAGCCAGTGCAGTATCGGTACATTTAGGGTTAAAGCCGGAAAGTTAGCCGAATTTTGGTATTTCCCTGCCCATGCTTGTGATGAACAGCCTCCACAGGAGATGATTGAACAAGATGTTGTAGAGCCCGAGATCGGTGTTTTACAAGAGACTCAACAATAA
- the glpK gene encoding glycerol kinase GlpK, with protein sequence MAKKYVVALDQGTTSSRAIIFDHDANIVSVSQREFPQIYPQAGWVEHDPMEIWASQSSTLIELLARSGIHGSEVAAIGITNQRETTVIWDKLTGKPVYNAIVWQCRRSSHICDELKAQGLEDYVRETTGLLLDPYFSGTKIKWILDNVAGVRERAEKGELLFGTIDTWLVWKLTEGKVHVTDPTNASRTLLFNIHTQQWDSKLLEALNIPESLLPEVKPSCAVYGKTRIAGEGGEISIAGIAGDQQSALFGQLCIDEGMAKNTYGTGCFLLMNTGKQAVKSTHGLLTTVAIGADCEVNYALEGAVFMGGATIQWLRDELGLIRDAQDTEYFASKVEDTNGVYLVPAFVGLGAPYWDPNARGALVGLTRGSNRNHIIRAALEAIAYQSRDLLDAMAKDSGVMLKQLKVDGGAVSNDFLMQFQADITNVEVQRPAITETTAMGAAFLAGLAVGFWSSTSELKHKADIERTFIPSISAEKCDELYCGWNRAVTQTIKS encoded by the coding sequence GTGGCTAAAAAGTATGTGGTGGCATTAGATCAGGGTACAACAAGTTCAAGAGCGATCATATTCGATCATGATGCCAATATTGTTTCTGTATCACAGCGAGAGTTTCCTCAGATTTACCCTCAGGCCGGTTGGGTCGAACATGATCCCATGGAGATATGGGCCTCACAGAGCTCTACCCTTATCGAACTGCTTGCTCGGTCCGGGATCCATGGTAGTGAGGTCGCTGCGATTGGGATCACCAATCAACGTGAAACGACCGTCATCTGGGATAAGTTAACCGGTAAACCAGTTTATAACGCTATTGTCTGGCAGTGTCGTCGCAGTAGTCATATCTGTGATGAGCTAAAAGCGCAGGGGCTGGAAGATTATGTGCGTGAGACAACAGGCTTACTGCTCGACCCCTATTTTTCAGGCACTAAGATTAAGTGGATCTTGGATAACGTTGCGGGCGTCAGAGAGAGAGCAGAAAAAGGAGAGTTACTGTTTGGCACTATCGATACCTGGTTGGTTTGGAAGCTGACCGAGGGAAAAGTGCATGTTACCGACCCCACCAATGCCAGTCGTACTCTGTTATTTAATATCCATACTCAGCAATGGGATAGTAAGTTACTGGAGGCACTGAATATTCCAGAGTCCCTGCTTCCTGAAGTTAAGCCTTCCTGTGCGGTGTACGGTAAGACCCGCATTGCAGGTGAAGGCGGCGAAATAAGTATTGCTGGCATTGCAGGCGATCAGCAGTCAGCCTTGTTCGGACAGCTTTGTATCGATGAGGGGATGGCGAAAAATACTTACGGTACAGGCTGTTTCTTGTTGATGAACACGGGTAAACAAGCCGTCAAATCTACCCATGGTTTGCTCACCACTGTCGCGATAGGTGCAGATTGTGAAGTGAATTATGCCTTAGAGGGCGCCGTTTTCATGGGAGGCGCGACGATTCAATGGCTCAGAGATGAACTGGGCCTCATCAGGGACGCACAAGATACCGAGTATTTTGCCTCAAAGGTGGAAGATACTAATGGGGTCTATTTAGTCCCGGCTTTTGTTGGCTTAGGAGCGCCATACTGGGATCCCAACGCTCGTGGTGCTCTGGTTGGGTTAACCCGTGGCTCGAATCGTAACCATATTATCCGCGCCGCTTTGGAAGCTATTGCTTATCAAAGCCGTGATCTGCTCGATGCCATGGCCAAAGATAGCGGTGTCATGCTCAAGCAGTTAAAGGTCGATGGTGGGGCCGTCTCTAACGATTTTTTGATGCAGTTTCAGGCTGACATCACCAATGTAGAAGTACAGCGGCCTGCCATTACTGAAACTACGGCTATGGGGGCGGCATTCCTTGCAGGATTGGCCGTGGGATTCTGGAGCTCGACCTCTGAGCTAAAACATAAAGCCGATATCGAGCGCACATTTATACCATCTATATCAGCTGAGAAGTGTGATGAGCTGTATTGTGGGTGGAACCGCGCCGTGACTCAAACGATTAAGAGTTGA
- the mraZ gene encoding division/cell wall cluster transcriptional repressor MraZ, producing MFRGASAINLDTKGRIAIPKRYREPLHAEFNSQIVITVDFQSPCLLLYPFDEWSKIEAKLLLLSDTRATERAMKRLLLGYAHECELDGNGRILLPPPLRQYANLEKRAMLVGQLNKFELWDETAWQKQIEQSRETIQSEEFADNERLADFSL from the coding sequence GTGTTTCGTGGGGCCAGTGCTATTAACCTTGATACAAAAGGACGGATCGCTATTCCAAAGCGCTACCGTGAGCCCCTGCACGCTGAATTTAATAGCCAAATAGTGATAACCGTTGATTTTCAATCTCCCTGCCTCTTGCTCTATCCATTCGATGAATGGAGTAAGATCGAAGCAAAATTACTACTACTCTCCGATACCCGGGCTACAGAAAGAGCCATGAAAAGGCTACTTTTGGGCTATGCCCATGAGTGTGAGCTCGATGGGAACGGTAGAATATTACTACCTCCACCGCTTCGTCAATATGCCAATTTAGAGAAGCGAGCAATGTTAGTGGGGCAGTTGAATAAGTTTGAACTTTGGGATGAAACTGCTTGGCAGAAGCAGATAGAGCAAAGCCGAGAGACGATTCAAAGCGAAGAGTTTGCTGATAATGAACGTCTTGCCGATTTCTCACTGTGA
- the rsmH gene encoding 16S rRNA (cytosine(1402)-N(4))-methyltransferase RsmH, with product MSQEFAHLSVLLTETVAGLNIKEDGIYIDGTFGRGGHSREVLKHLGENGRLIAIDRDPQAIAAAEQFADDARFSIVHGGFGQLATYVEDLGLKGKIDGVLLDFGVSSPQLDDAERGFSFLRDGPLDMRMDNSQGETAADWIARAEIEDMAWVFKTYGEEKNSRHIARCIAADREKTPFLRTKELADLIARISKNKERNKHPATRVFQAIRIYINSELEQIDQALEGALSVLAPHGRLSVISFHSLEDRMVKRFIRRHCQGESVPHGLPITEAEINKSRLLKGIGKAIKPSEEEVERNTRARSSVLRIAERLEY from the coding sequence ATGAGCCAAGAATTTGCACACTTATCGGTACTGTTAACTGAAACGGTAGCAGGCCTAAATATTAAAGAAGACGGTATCTACATCGATGGCACATTTGGTCGTGGTGGTCATTCTCGTGAGGTGCTTAAGCATTTGGGCGAAAATGGTCGTTTAATCGCTATCGATAGAGATCCTCAGGCGATTGCTGCAGCCGAACAGTTTGCCGATGATGCAAGATTTAGCATAGTTCATGGTGGCTTCGGTCAGCTGGCCACCTATGTGGAAGATCTCGGCTTGAAAGGCAAGATCGATGGCGTGCTGCTGGACTTTGGTGTCTCGTCTCCGCAACTTGATGATGCCGAACGTGGGTTTAGTTTTCTGCGTGACGGTCCACTCGATATGCGAATGGATAACTCTCAAGGTGAAACTGCTGCCGACTGGATTGCTCGTGCAGAGATAGAAGATATGGCTTGGGTATTTAAAACCTACGGCGAAGAGAAGAACTCCAGACATATCGCTCGTTGTATCGCCGCCGATAGAGAAAAGACGCCCTTCTTACGAACCAAAGAGTTGGCCGATTTGATTGCCAGGATCAGTAAAAACAAAGAGCGCAACAAGCATCCTGCGACTCGAGTGTTTCAAGCGATTAGAATCTATATCAATAGTGAATTAGAACAGATAGATCAAGCTTTAGAGGGGGCATTAAGCGTGCTTGCTCCCCATGGACGTTTATCTGTGATCAGTTTTCATTCTTTGGAAGACAGAATGGTCAAGCGCTTCATTCGCAGGCACTGCCAAGGTGAAAGCGTGCCACATGGCCTGCCAATAACAGAGGCTGAAATCAATAAAAGCCGTTTACTCAAAGGCATAGGTAAAGCAATCAAACCTTCTGAGGAGGAGGTTGAGCGTAATACCCGAGCTCGCAGTTCTGTGTTGCGTATAGCGGAGCGGTTGGAGTATTAA
- the ftsL gene encoding cell division protein FtsL, translating into MSKSQLNLPRIVLLDLWHHKWVLLLAIAVMVNAIAVVYTSHVSRKYITQWDQMLQERDRLDIEWRNLLLEEQSQSEHSRITRIASKELEMSRPLPKEEIVVRVP; encoded by the coding sequence TTGAGTAAATCTCAATTGAATCTGCCTCGAATCGTTTTACTCGACTTGTGGCATCACAAGTGGGTGTTGTTACTCGCAATAGCCGTAATGGTGAATGCCATTGCTGTTGTATACACAAGCCACGTGAGCCGCAAGTACATCACTCAGTGGGATCAGATGCTGCAAGAGCGGGATAGGTTGGACATTGAATGGCGTAATTTACTTCTTGAGGAGCAGTCTCAGTCTGAGCACAGCCGGATCACGCGTATTGCGAGCAAAGAGCTCGAGATGAGCCGGCCACTGCCTAAAGAAGAGATTGTGGTAAGAGTGCCATGA
- a CDS encoding peptidoglycan glycosyltransferase FtsI — MSKQAKRKQKPQLIEWRLYVVVAFVCLLFTSLIGRAAYIQIIEPEKLRHESDMRTLRTTSREVQRGLITDRNGEMLAVSVPVKAVYADPKVVHDRNGFVDMRRWQALADILHEPKEKILKRVQSNPKKRFTYLKRQVTPAVAEYISKLKLPGVYLKSESRRYYPTSEISAQLVGITNIDDIGIEGIENSYNDWLTGTPSKQKVRKSRDGHVVERLDIVQDGDSPNDLVLSLDQRIQQLAYRELKKATEINQATSASIVVLDVHTGEVLAMANTPSYNPNSRDNLQAFRMRNRALTDSYEPGSTIKPFVVAAALEAGTIKSDQVIKTYPGRMRIGGKVVRDSRYYGDLSLADVLVHSSNVGMAKISLSMPVQELLGAYQTMGLGNYSGINLAGESAGLIHDRRRWSEFERATLSFGYGLMVTPLQLARLYATLGSKGVLYPVSILKLKQQPEGEQVISPEIAQSVMEMLIGVTEKGGTATKAHIEGYPVAGKTGTARKAVAGGYGEDYVAIFAGVAPVHNPELAIVVVVNEPKGDRYYGGDVAAPVFASVMSGALQMLNIEPISSREKVRLAGTTRRTE, encoded by the coding sequence ATGAGCAAACAGGCAAAGCGTAAACAGAAGCCGCAGTTAATCGAATGGCGTTTATATGTCGTTGTTGCCTTCGTATGCCTGCTGTTTACCAGTCTTATCGGTCGTGCTGCTTATATTCAAATCATAGAGCCTGAAAAGCTACGCCATGAAAGTGATATGCGTACGCTTCGTACCACCAGTAGAGAGGTACAGCGTGGACTGATCACCGATCGTAACGGTGAGATGTTAGCCGTGAGTGTGCCGGTAAAGGCGGTATATGCCGATCCTAAGGTCGTCCACGACCGCAATGGTTTTGTCGATATGCGGCGCTGGCAAGCGTTGGCCGATATTCTTCATGAGCCTAAAGAGAAGATACTGAAGCGGGTTCAATCAAATCCAAAGAAACGTTTTACCTATCTTAAACGTCAGGTCACACCGGCTGTTGCGGAATATATCAGTAAGTTAAAGCTACCGGGTGTGTATCTAAAATCAGAATCCCGCCGCTACTATCCGACCAGTGAAATCTCGGCTCAGTTAGTGGGGATCACTAACATCGATGATATTGGCATAGAAGGTATCGAGAATTCCTATAATGATTGGTTAACCGGTACCCCATCGAAACAGAAAGTACGTAAATCGAGGGATGGTCATGTCGTCGAGCGCCTGGATATCGTGCAGGATGGAGACAGTCCAAACGACCTGGTGCTTAGCCTGGATCAGCGCATTCAGCAGTTGGCATACCGTGAGCTGAAAAAAGCGACGGAGATAAATCAAGCGACCTCGGCTTCTATCGTTGTTCTCGATGTACACACAGGGGAAGTGTTGGCTATGGCCAATACACCATCTTATAACCCTAACTCTCGAGATAATCTTCAGGCGTTCAGAATGCGAAATCGGGCGCTTACCGATTCCTATGAGCCTGGCTCGACCATTAAGCCATTTGTTGTCGCTGCGGCACTGGAAGCCGGAACGATTAAATCAGATCAGGTCATTAAGACCTATCCTGGTCGAATGAGGATTGGTGGCAAGGTTGTACGGGACTCCAGGTATTATGGCGACCTTTCTCTTGCGGATGTGTTGGTGCATTCGAGTAACGTGGGCATGGCAAAAATTTCGCTTTCCATGCCTGTCCAGGAGCTATTGGGCGCTTATCAGACAATGGGACTGGGTAATTACTCCGGGATCAATCTTGCGGGTGAGAGTGCCGGACTTATCCATGACCGCAGGCGTTGGTCTGAATTTGAACGTGCGACGCTTTCATTTGGTTATGGGCTTATGGTAACACCGCTTCAATTAGCCAGGTTGTATGCCACCTTAGGGAGTAAAGGTGTCTTATATCCCGTCTCTATCTTAAAGCTAAAGCAGCAACCCGAGGGGGAGCAGGTCATTTCACCGGAGATTGCACAGAGCGTGATGGAGATGCTCATCGGTGTCACAGAAAAAGGTGGCACGGCGACCAAAGCCCATATTGAGGGCTATCCGGTCGCAGGAAAAACAGGTACGGCCCGTAAAGCGGTTGCCGGCGGTTACGGTGAGGATTATGTTGCCATTTTTGCGGGTGTTGCCCCTGTACATAATCCTGAATTGGCGATTGTTGTCGTAGTGAATGAGCCCAAAGGTGACAGGTATTACGGTGGTGATGTTGCCGCTCCTGTGTTCGCCTCAGTTATGTCAGGTGCTTTACAGATGCTTAATATTGAACCTATTTCATCGAGAGAAAAGGTACGTCTAGCGGGTACAACGAGGAGAACTGAGTGA
- the murE gene encoding UDP-N-acetylmuramoyl-L-alanyl-D-glutamate--2,6-diaminopimelate ligase has translation MLLRDLLAPWFHYAGSESFNKLTLDSRAVGPGDLFIAIPGHQADGRKYIRSAVQQGAVASLVHTDDPESHGKCVDDEGKQILFFQLNRQLSALAAQAYPLSAERLKLVGVTGTNGKTSITQLMAQLVTLLGKQSAVMGTLGNGLWGDLVDSGNTTADAITMMAQLQEFDAQGAELCAMEVSSHGLIQGRVEAVPFDVAVFTNLSRDHLDYHGTMQAYGDAKKRLFNFPSLSSGLINLDDEIGKQWLAEHDTGKYTSFSIHGEPASIENSKAIYTQNNHFHHQGVDAKLVWPGGHADLCSPLLGSFNLSNLIAALGALYLLGFDMHSLVAVVPKLQAVAGRMERFTTPDDVTIVVDYAHTPDAIEQALKALRGHCDGELWCLFGCGGDRDKGKRPLMAQAAEKYADRVVVTSDNARSEQPDVIINDILEGLTAPDKALTQVDREVAIRQVVANAKAGDLVLLAGKGHETYQEIAGVRRQYDERALARELSEAQV, from the coding sequence ATGCTATTACGTGATTTGTTAGCCCCTTGGTTCCATTATGCGGGTTCGGAAAGCTTCAATAAGCTGACTTTAGATAGTAGGGCTGTGGGCCCGGGGGATCTCTTTATTGCCATCCCCGGTCATCAAGCCGATGGCCGAAAGTATATTCGTTCTGCCGTACAACAAGGTGCTGTGGCATCACTGGTTCACACCGATGACCCTGAGAGTCATGGAAAATGTGTCGATGATGAAGGAAAACAGATCTTATTCTTCCAGCTTAATCGCCAACTGTCAGCTTTAGCGGCTCAAGCATATCCACTTAGCGCAGAACGTTTGAAGTTGGTCGGTGTAACAGGCACTAATGGTAAAACATCGATAACCCAACTTATGGCCCAGCTGGTTACCTTATTGGGAAAACAGAGTGCGGTGATGGGCACCCTGGGCAATGGCCTTTGGGGTGACTTAGTCGATAGCGGTAATACGACAGCCGATGCAATCACCATGATGGCTCAGCTTCAGGAGTTTGATGCCCAAGGCGCCGAGTTATGCGCGATGGAAGTCTCGAGTCATGGTTTGATTCAGGGAAGAGTCGAGGCCGTTCCCTTCGATGTGGCGGTATTTACGAACTTAAGCCGCGATCATCTGGATTATCATGGGACCATGCAGGCTTATGGCGATGCGAAGAAACGATTATTTAACTTTCCCTCGTTAAGCTCTGGCTTGATCAATCTTGATGATGAGATTGGTAAGCAATGGCTAGCCGAACACGATACGGGGAAATATACCAGTTTCAGTATTCATGGTGAGCCGGCTTCGATTGAAAACTCAAAAGCCATCTACACCCAAAATAACCATTTCCATCATCAGGGGGTCGATGCAAAATTAGTCTGGCCTGGTGGCCATGCCGATCTGTGTTCACCATTATTAGGCTCATTTAACCTGTCTAACCTCATTGCCGCGCTGGGCGCCTTGTATTTGCTTGGCTTCGATATGCATTCATTAGTTGCCGTGGTGCCTAAGTTACAAGCCGTTGCCGGACGCATGGAGCGATTTACCACCCCAGATGATGTCACTATTGTCGTCGATTATGCACACACTCCCGATGCCATCGAGCAGGCCCTTAAGGCATTAAGAGGTCATTGTGACGGTGAGCTGTGGTGTCTGTTTGGTTGTGGTGGCGATCGTGATAAAGGCAAGCGACCATTGATGGCGCAAGCCGCAGAAAAATATGCGGATAGAGTGGTGGTGACTAGTGACAATGCCAGAAGCGAGCAACCCGATGTCATCATTAACGATATTCTGGAAGGATTAACCGCACCCGATAAGGCGTTAACACAAGTGGATCGAGAAGTGGCTATTCGTCAAGTGGTGGCAAATGCCAAGGCGGGAGACTTAGTGTTATTAGCCGGGAAAGGGCATGAAACCTATCAGGAAATAGCTGGAGTTCGCCGGCAATATGATGAGCGTGCGCTGGCACGTGAACTTTCCGAGGCTCAAGTATGA